The Capsicum annuum cultivar UCD-10X-F1 chromosome 3, UCD10Xv1.1, whole genome shotgun sequence genomic sequence atgcaaaatagtccataaccctatttccttcacctttcaataacaactaatacatataatcctctatcacacatatacatatggaaaagaacaaaggcaaacaatattcataccttagaattcacctcttgattatgcaatcctgtttgcacaaataataggtgccgttcgaagctctcaagatgacaaacgcagttatcgaattactttggaatttctacggttgaatcaaaagtaatttaaaggtcaaatttggctagggttttttctttctcaacgattgatgatgaaaatgagtttttgaactcatatacatgtatatatacacatattcccatccataatataataggaaatgatcaaaatgcctttaaaatttaaataatgttaaatctgtcctttggtggactattttgataagttaaagtatatcgaccataactcttttctcttatatcggatttgggtgaaattagtatcgttggaacgataattcaaagggctttcatttcatataaagtaggccacccagttcgtcctgtacaaggagttatggtcgtttgaagttgaccctaaaaatctattttgataggctgaagtaaaatgagtataactccttactgagatgttggatttggatgaaaccaattgaattggaaagaagactcaaagatctttcttttcataggccgcagctctcccagtttattatattaagggagttattatcatttatatcgttggaaagcttttcctgcacatttactattcccaattaTCCCGGCCactgttttatagtttcgaacgtgttcgattatattcgaaacctatccgtttttgaaaatctttatatcgttggaaagcttattcaataaccttcgtatggaaccatcgacggacaaattccggtataaataaaataagaaacttaattccatataaataagaccaatacacgtacttgaatacgcgaatacacgtacttaaatacggggtgttacacaggGCGGGCTGCAACAAAGCCTTAGCTGTTTAATACTATGGGGGTGTGGTACGGGGGCAAAGCCTTCATGTTTGTTTGCTTGCTAtacatttttaaattttggttaTTCCGTTACATATCTAAAGATACAAGGTCTAGAGTAGAGAATATTTCCAGCATAAGAATGTATTCtgttagaaaaaaaatagtaatgagAACTTGTTGTTTGGAATTTCTTTCTGTTCGGCATTTGATTGAGAATCTATTCTGGATTGGGAACAAACAGAGTAACATAGGTCAGTAGTTATATACTGAATGTTTTTGTCTCTTTAGTTGCATTACTCCTCTTGGGGCCTAAAGTATCGCATTGATTGATGTGAACCAACATTATAATCATCTTCCGTTCTGGTGTATATTCTGGCTTTACAGAAAATTAATAACCTTTTGAACCAATGGTTACACCATCTTCAGCTTGGTAAGGGAATATAATTAGTGTGGGAGAAAACTTGAGGTTTTCCTCTCTTCCAGaaaattatagattttgatatttttcttctgGCATTTAAATTAGTTCATTCCTTTCAATTCAATGAAAACCGTGTAGTATTACATTGTTAAATTGTTGCCACAGAGTTCCAATCAAAAATTGTACACATAAGTGGTAGTGGCGTAATCCTTGTTTATGGTATCAAAATCTCTCCTCTTTCTCTGTGTCCAATTGTACACATAGTGGCAATACAGCCAAGAGAATATCGCTAAATACCTTATCACCGATAtgtaataaaatatttcaaagttcAATCATCCGGTAATCTGAACTGCTGCCGGGAAACGTAAGGTTGTGTACTACTGCAAAATGATCCAAGGAGTAACCAGTTTCTTCAAATGACCTCCCTTCCCAGTTGAAATCTAAGTTgatcgaactcttcaaaaatgtctacaggtgcgtgtcggatccttcaaaaatagtgtatATCTGatggatccgacacgggtgcggcaacatttttggagagtccgagaaATTTAGGTTGAAATTAACCTTCAAAATTATAACACCAACTTTTGTTTGGTAAGTCTCTAACTTGGTGTAGAGATGGTGAAATTTTATTGTTTTGCTACTCTAAAATGTTTATTTCTTGGGGTTAATTCCTCATTCTATGTCCTGATCCGTAACTAAACTTGGAATGCATTTACTTCGTAGGTTAGTAATAGTTTATGTTTTGTGCAATAATCTGGTCATCAGATGAGAAAACCCAAGTTTAAATGAACAACAGATTTGTTCATTATTTGTTTTCTATTGTTGGGTATTCATTAGGTGGTTTTCTCCTACTCTTTTGTCCCTTCTTCTCTTAAGAGATTAAGCACCTGTTTGGTCATAATATTGCTAGCACTTTCggaatttttgggcaaaatttgtTTGGCCATAGAATTTGTCAAGCTTTGGGAAATCTTTTCGGCAAAAACCCAATGAGAAAGATCTTAGGAAAGTCTGTCAGATTTGATATCTAAATTAGCGATGTTGGTGCAAAACGTTGAACGAATTCAGTCTGCTTTAACCATTGCTTAGACATATATGAACCTTTGTATCCATACTTATTCAGTGTCTCAACAAACTTGTCCTCAAATTTCTTACCACCTGGCCATTTGACCTGTTGGAACCAATAGTTAATGCATAAGATAACTGAAAGTATTCATAAGGCTATCAGTTTTTAAACTGAGAATAACACATTAGGGTACCAACAAATTTTCAGCAAAACATACTCTTGCTTTTACCCAAGAGTATAATTGTAGAGACTTTTGAGTGATCTCTTGTCAGTTTTGGGACTTTGGTCCAGCTGGAGCTCTAGGAAATTTGAAAATCCATTAGGAAAATCTGGATCGCGGTTCCTGCCTGTATAACAGAAGATGTTTGATGGGTTTCAACTCATATATTCTCTCTCAAGGATAGTTGTCTGGGTAGCCTTCTTCGATGGGGCTAACCTTCCCCTGGAAATAACTTAGATCTCTTTTTGAATTTGTCAGCTCCTTATCGCTATAAATTTTGTATGCTTTTGAGCTAGCAGCTTCTTTTCTTTTGCAACTTTTGCTTCAACTCGATGCCTTTAATGATATCCCacttaattaataaaaagaaaaagagagttaCTACACAGAAATGGATTATCGTTCGTAAATCACCATCTTATTTGAATTGTTAGCATCCTCAGAGAGCTATTAGACGTCAGAAAGCTCTTGAATACCTGCATGTTTCTTGTCCGCACACAATATCAACTAAAGAACCTCTATGCCCTTTAGATTCTAACTATTTCTAACCTAAATGAAAACCAGTTAACTAAGTGGACTGGCAATTCAGAATTGAGAAAATCTTCTTAGTCCCACAACTCTTTTCACCATATATATGCCATTTGTTATTCGCTATATTGTCTGCCTTTATCGTCACTAGCCAGATATGCAAGTTACTGGTGATATAAAGGAAGTAAAATTGATGAATGGTGTTAGAGCGTCTGTGAGATATGGGAAGAATTTGGTCTTTAAACTTCTACAATCATTCTTTTTTCCCATATAATATAGTTGTTGTTTAAAGCCATTCCCCTCGACAAGAAAGActtatttttgtttataatttGCCCTTGGGTTATTTTGATCATGGCTGCCACAATGCTCCAATTAAGAGATTGGAGTAGTGGGAGGATCGTTTGAATTACCAACACAGACAAAGTTGTTAAGGGAACAAAGACCCAACTTTGCTAAAAGCGGGCATATGTGATTTGcattaaaagtgaaaaatgatCTCTGGAACAGAACCCAACCTTGAAAAATAGCCTTATTATTAGTTTTATCTAGGTGAGTTGCTCTTATACTGGCCTCTTGTTTCTGTCTCCGATTAAAGCTTGGggacataatttgaatttcaagTATGATCTAGGAAATGTAATCTCGGCTTacttttgaggtatgttttgcTATCAATTTTTCCTAAGAATAGTTTTTTCAGGTAAAATCCTCCTTGCTTTACCCGACAGGATAATGTAAAGGCTGAGAACAATCACAATAACACCAAATACCCCGCAAAGAAAAACATTATAGTTTGTGTTGAGCGAAGCTTATAAGAGCTTTACCAAAATTACCTTCCCAGGTTTAGTTGTTCACGTAGAATGATTGTACTCAATATAACTAATATAACCATGCTTAATGGATTAAAATATGTGACGAAAATAGGGCCCGTGACTTTCATTATGACTCCTTATATATAATATGCAAGTCCTGAATAGAATATTCTTTGGATTGTGACATCGAAAGTGAGAAGCTTTTAAATGCTTCTAAATTTACCCCCACTAACTTCTCTCATTTTGCAAAAGTTGCTTGCTACAGTGGTTAGGGaagattgatatttatgttcATGTCTTATATCAACTGTTATTCATTGTCTTTGCAAAATTTGGTCTTGCAGATTTCTGAAGAATAAAGTTACAAGGGAAGATGCAAGTTTGGAAAATGCACAAGCCCATTATTATTTTGCTAAGAACGTTTTGTAAAACTTAACATCATATGCTATCTCGGGAATTTAAtttgttaagtttttttttttgtttagcaaatattgaaactattgaTATTAGCTCGGGATGTTAATTGGTTAAGTTTTTTTGGTTTAGCCAATATTGAAACTATATCTATCATCCTTTGACATTTTCAATAGCAATTTTATATTTAGCAATGAAATATATAACTTTTATGATATGAAGTTTCAGGACGTAACATGGGTAGTAAATTAGAGACATGAATGtttaatttttaaatgttaaTCTAGGACGAGTTAGTTGCTCGTCTCTAAAGGTTAATCAAGGACGAGTTAGTTGCTCGTTGTGATAGATTAATTTAGGTGGTTACtcatcacaaaaaatatttagtGAATAGAAAATAACTactttttaaagatgaaaatcatCTATTTGGGACGAGATATATAGTCTCTAAAAGAGTTTTTAAGACCGGATATGTTACCGTCTCTAATGACATTTAACGACCAGCTAGAGTACCTTGTCGCAATAGACCTTTAGAGAAGGAAGCTATTAGGACGAGCCGTGAATAGTATTTTCTCATCCTAATAGAGGATTTACGACCAGATTCGGACATTTAGGGACCATATTTCCCTTCCTTAGAGGTTGTTTTTCTTGTAGtgacacttctttgaaagatcattttttattttgtgttgaaggtgttggaaacaTCATAAATGtttttgatttattcttgaacttgtgttgaagctgttttgccaaaatacagatttttgtgtacccgaaaacaacaatcttaagaaaataatttgaaaaaaagaaatcttttttgcttgtttggtgaaattttcttttcactaaagtttatttttcataatctatattgtttaatttttgaaaattaaagttttaagctttctactctgtttgaacttaacaagtgatttgaagaaataaaatcttcatgacaagttaaagatcacttggttgacaattgaaagtcataaaaacttcatcattaaactagaaacaaggggtgtttaaagttgctgcaactttataagtagtattttgatatactaaaatttattgtctttttgtgacaggaaaatgactacTTACAGTCAAGTGAATGATACTGCAACGACTGTGGaagcaactaatattgccacaacGAGTTGCACGAGTGCTCCACATgcaatggcaccagcggagaaacccaaaaaattcacgAGTATTGATTTCAAAAAGTGGaaacagaagatgttcttctatcaTACAACTTTATGTCTTCAATGATTTACATCTGAAGAAGCTCCAGAGGTGCCCGAAGGAACTTTGGACCAGGAAAAATTTATCGTTATGGAGGCGTTGAAACACTCAGATTTTctatgcaggaattacattctaaatggcctccaagatgaactatacaacgtgtatagtggaatgaagacGGCAAAAGAGTTGTGGGGGCGctggaaaaaaaaatacaagactAAGTATGCAGGAACCAAGaagttcttcgttgcaagattcctAGAGTTTAAAATGATTGAAAACAAATCtgttgtatctcaagtccacAAACTGCAAGTAATCATTCACAATCTCTTCGCAGAAGGTATGAGTTTAATAAATGCCTTagttgaacatgttaaaaatattcttaatgttcacataaactcTATTGTAGGTATGGTTGTGAATGAGACATTTCAAGTcggcaataatagagaagttaccacctacgttgaaggacttcaagaactacttgaaacataagcaAAAAGAGATGACCATCGAAGACCGTATAGTAAGATtgcgcattgaagaagacaataaaATCGTGAAAAGAAGGTCGAAAGAAAATTCTGCAATAACTAGAGCAAATACtgtagaagacgaccacaacaaCTCCAAAAAGTAGAAGAAAGCTAGACAGGAaaacaatcaacccaagaaaaaattcaagaaaaaatgttTTAACTGTGGAAAGATTGGCCACAATTCAACAGATTGTTGTGACccaaagaaagaggaaaaaaagaaccAAGAAAATATGgctgagtccaagaaagaaatgAATAATCTGGGTGCTATGTAGTCTGAATGTAACTTCGtgggaaatcctcgagaatggtggatagattctggtgccacccatcACGTTTGTGTAAATAAGAAGTTGTTTGCTTCTTTTGCTCTGATTCAAGGAAAAatgaagatatatatggccaactcCATAACAGCAAAATTTGAAAGAACAAGAAAAGTCTTCCTGAAAATGAcctcaggcaaagtgttgactttgaacaatgtcctgtatgtaccagagttacggaagaacttgatttctgtatcacttcttgacaaaaatgaattcaaatgtgtatttgtttctgAAAAAATGTACTTAGTAAAGGATAAGTGTACGTagaaaaaggctacctcactgagggcctattcaaatgaatgttgaaatcaatgaaagttcagtttcttcttacttgcttgagtcttatgatttatggcatgaacgattaggacatgtcaattacaaaacattgcgaaaactgattaacCTAGAAGTTTTGcaaaactttgagtgcaataaatcaaattgTCAAACATGcgtagaatcaaagtatgcta encodes the following:
- the LOC107866234 gene encoding uncharacterized protein LOC107866234 — translated: MEALKHSDFLCRNYILNGLQDELYNVYSGMKTAKELWGRWKKKYKTKYAGTKKFFVARFLEFKMIENKSVVSQVHKLQVIIHNLFAEGMVVNETFQVGNNREVTTYVEGLQELLET